TTCATATCATTGTAGCACGACAAACTAAAGAAAAGAGAATTTCAATCAGCCCCATGACAACCCACACTGGAAAAAAGAATTGTGGCAACGTAAAAGGTGGTTTTGATAGGAATGAATTTAGGTGTAAGTGTGAAGAATGCTTTGATAAGCACTTCGGGTATGATAGGGACGTGAAAGACACATTCGAGTACCGGAATGCCATGAAGAACGGCACACCGGAAGAAATACGAAAACAGGCAGAACGATCAGTCCAGCAGCAGATGGAGCGAAAACAACGGGAGCAGGAGCAGCAGCCGGAAGAAGCCCCGCAGCCGAAGGCAGCACGCCCCCGGTTTAAAGGTTTTTGAAATATCATTTTGTTAGTCGTTTTTGGCTGCATGGGGACGGATCCGCCCCCTTCAGCCATGCACGCAATATCATTTTGTATAATCTGGAAGATAGATTTTTGAGTTTTGCGATAGATATCACTATCGTTTTGTATAAACAGATAGTTTATCTGCCTACTAATTTATAAATGATAATTAAATATAAAAATAATTCATTAGAATTTTTCTCAAAACTATCAAAAATGATATTTTTGTATAAAATCCTAAGAGATGAGTAATATAATATCAAAATATAAAGAAACAGGTAGGATAAGCATAGATCAACCGGTAGGATATAACACCATGAAATCCCGTCTTTACAGCTGGAAAAAGCGGGGGGTGTTATCACATATTCGCCGGGGAGTATATTTGCCGGCTGACATACAGAACAAGTATCAGATAGCTTGCAATTCCGTTGATAACGGTTGCCTAGCTTATCATTCTGCATTGGAGTTCTATATGTTACAGACACAGGAATTTAACTGGCTTTATGTGCACAGTTCTACTCCCTTCCGGTCTTTTGAGTACCTGAACCAGCGTTATGTATATAAGCCTTTGCAGTTTATATACAAACCATTGGTTACAAAAAAAGATACCGGCTATCCTATCAAGGTTACATCAATCAGCCAAACCATAATTGACTGCTTAAACAATATAGGCTTAGCCGGTGGCATTGAAGAACTGTTATTTGCCTTAATCGAGGTTGATCCGGATTCCGTAATAGAAGAAGATATGTTAGAATGCCTGAAGCTATACCAAAAGAAAAGCCTGTATCAACGTACAGGATTCATCCTGTCCAAGCTTCAGGAACAACTAAACCTATCGGATATGTTCTTCGATATATGTAAAAAGAAGATGGAAAATACAACGAGTTACCTTATAAATCCTTCCCGTTGTGATGCCTATTTCAAGGAATGGAATGTATGTGCGCCTAAAGATGTAATGAAAGAAATAGAGAAAGGAGTATATTATGAGTTATGATTGTTAAATCATAATATGTGAAACTATAAAAATAAAGAAACAAATTAAAATATGGCACGTTATGTTTGATAAACAAATTAAAGAATATGATGCACTTGTAAAAGAGTATAAGAATCTTGTTATTGACAAATTCAACAAACAGGATTTTATAGAATATAATGAGATTCTATTTTCCGCACACAGCTGTGGAATAGAAGGCAACAGTTTTTCCGTTGATGAAACACGAACCTTAAAAGAAAAGGGTTTGGGCATGATTCCTTATGGAAAAACACTCTTAGAATCTTTTGAAATATTAGATCATTTTCAAGCATATGAATATCTTCTTTCCAACCTAGACAAACCCCTGTCTGAAGAATTACTGAAAGAAACCCACCGGCTATTAACAGAACACACATTGTCATATAGAACAATGCACGATATAGAACCTGCCATACCCGGTCAATATACTAACACAGATATGTGCGCTGGAGATACAATATTTGGCGATCACGAAAAACTTATAAAACAAGTACCTATATTAATGGAAAATACTCAAAAAATACTTGATAACAAAACTATGCATCCGATGGTATTAGCAGCACGTTTTCATGGTTTCTATGAATATCTACACCCTTTCCGTGATGGAAACGGAAGACTAGGTAGATTGTTTTCTAATTTCATACTATTAAAGAACGATCTTCCTTTGTTGATTATAGAAAAACAACATAGAGAAACATACATTAATGCTCTAAAGTTTATAAAAAGGGAAAGAACGGATGAATATCTTGTGGATTTCTTTTTTAAACAATCTATAGAAAGAATGAAAAATGAGATTGACAGTAAAAAAAACATGACTAACAATTTTATAAGTGGAATAGATTTCTATACAGAAACGATACATAATAACGAATTTCAGATAGCTGTAAAGAAAAACGATTTTGCCCGGCTCTCTGCTTTGAAAGATGAAGGATATATCCCTTCCCCGGAAGTGATAAACAATCTGAAAAGATCCGCACCGGCTCCAACGATGATAGCAGTCCAGAAGATCTTCGGTCTGTCCTCTGACGCTCCCGGATTAAGCAACATCAAACTAGCCCAAAGCGATAATGTAGGGCTAGGTAAAGATAAAAGTAATGACCTAAAAATCTGACGTTATGAAAGTAGACTTTGACAAACTGAAAAGGGATGTTTCCCTTCCGGAGTTTTTTCTCTATTTAGGCTGGAAGTTTGTTTCCGGATCTTCCAACTCGTCCCCTAAGATGAGCAACGGATCCGATACCGTTATTATCAAGAAGAATAGTAAGGATTACTATACCTATTGGGACGTTCACGGAGAAGCACGAGGAAAGACTATCATAGATCTAATGCAGAAGCATATCTACGACCAGACCGGGAGAATGCCTAGCCTGCGAGAAGCCGGGGAAGCCGTTCAGAACTATGTAAACAATAAAGAAGTCGTATTATCTCAAGATAGCCGGTTTGGAGTTAGCAACGCAAAACTAGATCCTAATCAGCTGGCGTTCCTGAACAGCCAACTGAAACCCTATCAAGGGGATTTCTTGCAAAAGAGAGGAATTACTCAAGATACACTATCTTCACCGGTATTTTCCGGGGTATTCACCTCTAGGGAACACCGGAAAGATGGAAAAGTCTATAATAATACCTGTACCAGACTTATTAACCAAAACGGCTTTCAGGGTATTTCCCAAAGGGGGATAAGACCTGAAGACGGCAAGAGCTTCAAAGGCATATCAGGCAACAAATACGATAGTATCGTAGTGTCTAAGCATGACAAGACAAGACCAATAGAGCATATATATATCAGTGAAAGCATGATCGATGCTGCGTCCCATTATCAAATGAAGCTTCTGAATACCGAAAAGAACATCTTATATATCAGCACTGAAGGGAACATCACACAGGGACAAATGGGCGTTATAAAGCTGCTCCTGTCAAAGCAAAATATTAATAATATAACCGATCAGGTTACTTATATATTTGACAATGATAGCAACGGCTATAAATATGCGTTGAAGCTAGATACATTCTTAAAAGGTCAAGAGTTACCCAATATTGAAGGTCTGCCGGTTGAAGAACTGAAGGATAAAGTTCTTCAACTGCCTAACGTGGAGTTATCGGTAAACAGTGATTGGAACGATGATCTACAAGCATCCATATCAAAAGGCAAAGAATGTGAGTTCCAAGATGCCATAAAAAAAAACGATTTTACCCGGATCGCCGGGCTGAAGGATGAAGGGTATATCCCTTCCCCTAAAATAATAGACGAACTGAAAGGATCCGCACCGGCTCCAACGATGATAGCAGTCCAGAAGATCTTCGGTCTGCCCTCTGATACTCCCGAACTAAGCGACATAAAGCTAGCCCAAAATGATAGGCAAACAATCGGGATAAATATTGAGCAGGCATTATAATTTTTCCAAAATAACAATAACCAAATTTGGTTATTATATTAAGAGTCATTATTTTTGCCAAAACAAAATTATAGTCCTATGAATATAAAATATGAAAAATACTTGTCAATGGAAGATGTTCCGGCAGGTAAGATATTGGATGTAATCCTTAAAAAAAGGAATATATCTCAAAAAAGGTTAGCGCATATGTCAAATGAATATCCGCAACGTATTTGTGACTATATAAAAGGGGAACGAAAATTCACTATAAAAGCCTCCATTTCAATAGAAAAAGCGTTAAACATAAACATTGAAGGCTTTTTCTTTAAAATACAAGCCAACCATGACATATATACCTTCATAATGAAAGAAGAGCGAAAGAAACATCCTGACTTATCTAAACTAAGTAAAGGATTATTTTGGGACACCCGAATAGATAAGATAAATTGGATAAGGAACAAGGAATGGGTTATACAACGGGCTTTTGAATATGGCAACGATATCGAGATCAAGGAGATTATTCGGTTCTATGGAATAGAAACCATAAAACAAGTCATTCCCAACATAAAAAACAAATGGAATAGTAACACAAGAAACGATAACTATCAAAAATACATTCTATGAACTTACATTATGAAACTGTTTCTCCTTTATTAAAAGAAACTCTGCAAAAGCTTGTCAATAGTCCTATTTTTAAAGATTTCACGCTTATAGGTGGAACCTGTTTGAGCCTACAACTAGGACATCGAAGATCTATTGACATAGATTTATTCACTGATATAGATTATGGAACCATGAATACAAAAGAAATGAAAGAGTTTATTCAAAGGAGTTTTCCATATTACGAGAATACAGATTCTCTGGACACATCAGCTTTAGGATATACACTATACATGGGGGACTCCCCTATAGACAAAATTAAAGTCGATTTTTTCTATACTGAAAAATTTATTTTCCCCATACAAGAAATCGACCATATACGAATAGCAGACATACGGGAAATAGCAGCCATGAAACTATCTGCCATTACAGAAGAAGAACCAAGACAAAAAGACTTTTGGGATATCCACGAACTAAATGAAAAATATTCATTCAAAGATATGATCGACTGGGGAATAAAAAGGAACGAATGGAGTGTTACAGAGGAAGGTATATTAAATGGGTTTCAAAAAATAGATTCTGTAAAAGAATCACCTGAAGGAATAGATTGCTTCAAGGGTAACTACTGGTCATTAGTAAAAGATGATTTAAAAGAAATGGTAGATCAATATCTAAAAGAAAAAGACTTTTCTCTTGCCATAAAAAAAAATGACTTTGCACAGATCTCTTTCCTGAAGGATGAAGGGTATATCCCTTCCCCTAAAATAATAGACGAGCTGAAAGGATCCGCACCGGCTCCAACGATGATAGCAGTCCAGAAGATCTTCGGTCTGCCCTCTGACGCTCCCGGATTAAGCAACATTAAACTAGCCCAAAGCGATAGCAAAGAACTAGGATTAAACATAGAAAAAGGCATCTAAACACAGATTTTTTCCGAAAGTATAATAACGGGATCAAACAACCGGCTACCGGAGTACCCATGCAGGAATATATCTTTCCAGCTGGTAAGTGCTTGCACCTATCAGCTGGAAAGGTTTATTCCGGGTACTCCTTTTCCGACTGTTCGGATCAGGGAAAGTCATTCGGTTTACCGGATGGCTCACCGAACCGATCAATCGGAAAATAGCCTACCTTATTCGGGTGGGTGGGCATTATGCGTTAAGGATTGAAGCGTTTACCATGTAGAAGCGGAAAGCCTGACCGAAAGGAACGCCCAAAGTATAAATATCATTTTGCTACTCTCCTACTCCATTTTATAGCTGGATCTGTCCCTATGCTCAACTGTGGCAATATCATTTTGTACAATCCGGAAGATTGATTTCAGATTTTTTTAGCAGATATCACTATCATTTTGTTATTTCTGTCAAACAATCATCGCACAGTGTTTTATACCACCCCCACACACTTCCGTAAAGAACCCGGAGCACCGCATTTCTCGCAAGTGGACGCAGACGCTTTTTCGGTTTCTTCTACCAATTTATTGAGTTCTTCCGGGTAGTTTTCTGTCTGAATCCGGATAAGTTCTTTTCGTGCCTTATCGATAACCTTGATTTTAATTTCTTTATCCGAAGCAGAAATTGAAACGGCTCTCTTCATGAATGATTATCAGCCCTTCTCTTCGTTCTATATAGATCTTGTTCTCACGGGCTAACCAGCCGACAGCCATAGCCGTACTTTCTACGCTTAAATCGAGTTGTCTTGCCAGTTCCGGGATTGTAATCATTTTGATCTCTTTCATGGCGTGCCAAACCTTTCCGGCATTTTCACCAATGATCTGTTTTTCTGTTTCCATAGGTTTTTATTTTAATTAATAATACAGTGTTTTCCGTTCCGTTGACTTTTTTGTTTCTGGTATCTTCCTGCAATTAACTGGCGGATATGTCAATGAAGGAATAAGCCCGGCAGCATTCCCCGTCAGGAGCAAAAACACACAGGAGAAAACCGAATTTCAGTTCAAAACGGACATAGTGAAATATAACTCCGAACGAACCTTCCTGTGATATTTTAGCTTTTAGAATAGCTTTGATATCCTCTTTTTTCAGACGAAGAAATTCAATTTTGGATTGAGCCGTTGCACGTTTATAAGGTTCTATTTTGAGGAAGTCAAACAGTGAACTTGAAAAGAAAACGGGCATCTTTTTTTGTGTTTTTTCCATTTGTTCTAAATTTTAAGGCTTGTACCCTACATCAAAGCCAATAAACAAAAAAAGCGGAAGGGCATTAACCTATCCGCAGAACAGGGAGTCGAAGCCCTACACGCACACACAGGAAACGCCTCTCCCGTCTATACGGAAGGACGTCTATACTGTTTTCGTTGTGCGTGTTAAATTTTCGACTTTTGTTCTGCACAGAAATCAGCTAAACGCTTTTTTTCTTAAAATGTAAAAACACGGTCATGTTATGACCGCACAAATATAACAATTTCCCTATAAAAATGTTTCCTATTTAGAATAATTTTTTCTTGTTTATCAGATAAACAACAAGCTACATTTCTATATACTCAATATTTTCCAAACCGTATAACGGGATGATATTCCGAAAGAACACATCTATCGCTAGGGGATGGTTTTGAAAAGCAAGAAAAGATTTCCCAGCTACGGATTCCAGCCGGTAAATGGTCACTTCATCTTCTTCCCCAAACTGTTTCCTTAACTTATCATTGATCGTTTTCTGCATCTTAGACATAAGTTTAACCACCGTAACAGGATTCCAACGATCCATTTCTACAGTCACCTGCTTACTGTCGGAGAAAATAGAAATGCTTTTCTCAATCCCTTTAGAAGCTATATAGTAAGAAAAGAACAAAAGAGCTTCCATGCCGTTTTTGCCAACATACAGATTGATCCTAGCGTTTCTCTCCTGCGCTTTCTTGCAGACATGCGCACAAAGGATAGGATTAGAAGAAGGCAGAAGATAAGAAGTATTCTGCTGCTCTGTCTGTCCTTCTAATATACTAAAGGTAACAGGATTCCAGCACACGTTTACGACATCAGAAGTTACATCTTCATATATCGCTGCACAGCAAATATCATTGTCAAACACGAGCTGATACTCTTTACTTTCCGGGTTGAACTGGTAAAAGTTCCGGATCTTATGCGCACTCTTCAGTTCAAAAAGGAAATAGCCCTCGTTATTTGAAACCTTTCTCACCTTCCGGATCTCCGTTTTTCCTTCAGTAATATCAAAGAGATAAGCTATCAGATCTTCTTTGCTACATACGTGATCAAAACTAAACTCCTTCAATTCCTCGCTTTCCGATTGCACCTGTACTTTCGCTTGGATGGATATAGATAATTGATAAGCGCTAAGATCTTTGAAATCGAACAACTCCAAACAGGATATCTTGTTTCGTTCCGGTGAATAAATTATATACTCCCGGTCATTAATATAATACCGGTACATGAAATCGCCGGTTTCTAACGGCTGGTATGGATTTAAAACTTCGCTGTAGTTCATGATTATATAGTTATACGTTAATTTTCATCTTCAGGCATTAATTGTCCTGCTTCATAATAATACTGAGAACATATATCTGATACTTCATTAGATAAATAGTCCTGTATTTCCGAAATTTTATCCAACAGCTTATCACGAGTATCTATCTCTTCCGGATCAATACTGAACCCAGAATACTCCTCAAACGATTTTATCAATTCGCTTACGTTTTTGAAGCGATTTGCTTCCATACTAATTTGCTTCTTTTTTTTACGCATCTTCTATTCAATTTTGTTATTAATATGATAATCCTTTATTTCGCTTTTTCTTTTTCTTGTTGTCCGGAAGATCTTCATCACCTTTCCGGTGCTTCCCTGATCCGTTATCTAAAGCCATTGACATGGCAACCGGGTACATATAGATAAGATCCTTCTCCCACTCGTGCGGATTACTCGCATAACACACGATAACCGGATCGATGGGCGTTGCTCTCTCCTGCTCTTTTCCCTGTTCCGGATTCTGCTCTTTTTGGAAAAAGTCTTGTATGTTCTGATAGGTTAATCTCCTTGATATATCAGAGCTTTTAAAGATTTCCGGAGTATCGACATTTGTAAGGGCAAAGGATATGCCGTATATCCCTTTACCGTTGACGTGCTCGATCAGGTTTATATTATGCTCCGCTAGCCGGTCTTTAAAATCTTCATAGCTGGATGAACCATTAAGAATTGCAAAGATCTGGTTATACAGGTAATGCTTTTGCTCGTCTGCGGTCATCTGTTTTCCGGCGAACAAAAGTTTCCCAAACCGGAACGATTCCGGAAGGGCTGTATCTTTCAGATAAAAGCCCCTATCAGGAATGCCATATACATAATGAGATTTCCCCTTGTCCGATACCAGACGCATATAATACCCTTCTTTTTCCAATCGATCCCGGAACTCTTTCACGTTGCCGCATTCCCGACGCAAACGATCCATGACGGAAAGCAACTCGTCCTTGAGTAATGGATTAAAGAACTTTCCTTTTGATAACATATCTAACATATTTTCGTATGTATCTTCCCCCAATATGATTTTCCATTCCGCATTAGTATAAGCCTTAGTCATATCAGGATTAATCGTTTTAAAGGTTTCCGACTGCCCTAAAAGATCCTTCACCCGTTCTTTTGCGTTATGGCTGCGCAAAGCCTTGTGCAAAGCTGTGTCAAAGAAATATTGCCGGTACTGGGATTCTCCCAACGTCTTGTTACGGGAAAACTTTCCTTTCTCCATAACTTCAAGCCCATGTTTAAGCTCTAGCTCTCGCATGATCTTTCCGGAACGTCCCTTGCTGTAACTATCAGAGATCCACAATCCGTTTAAGTCTATCGTAGTGGCAAGTATATGTACATGCCGATGGTCTTTATCATCGTTCTTTATGATTGTGTAGCAAGAATCACCGTACCCCATTCTTTCTAAATATTCTTTCGCTACTTCAGAAAACTTTTCGTCCGGAAGATCCTCCCCTATCGGGCTGCTAAGAATAAATTCTATATATGGTGATTTCACACGATCATTCAGACCAGCAACAAGGGACATATTACGATACATATTAATAAGAGAATCACCAGAGGAACTATATAATTCCCTAGCTACACCGCTTTCAATCTTCTTTAACTGATAATCGATTTTGCGGTTTAATGCTTCTCCTACAAACGGCTCTTGTATCTCCGCTATCATATTAGTTTATCTGTTATTTGC
This DNA window, taken from Parabacteroides timonensis, encodes the following:
- a CDS encoding nucleotidyl transferase AbiEii/AbiGii toxin family protein; protein product: MNLHYETVSPLLKETLQKLVNSPIFKDFTLIGGTCLSLQLGHRRSIDIDLFTDIDYGTMNTKEMKEFIQRSFPYYENTDSLDTSALGYTLYMGDSPIDKIKVDFFYTEKFIFPIQEIDHIRIADIREIAAMKLSAITEEEPRQKDFWDIHELNEKYSFKDMIDWGIKRNEWSVTEEGILNGFQKIDSVKESPEGIDCFKGNYWSLVKDDLKEMVDQYLKEKDFSLAIKKNDFAQISFLKDEGYIPSPKIIDELKGSAPAPTMIAVQKIFGLPSDAPGLSNIKLAQSDSKELGLNIEKGI
- a CDS encoding winged helix-turn-helix domain-containing protein is translated as METEKQIIGENAGKVWHAMKEIKMITIPELARQLDLSVESTAMAVGWLARENKIYIERREGLIIIHEESRFNFCFG
- a CDS encoding toprim domain-containing protein, which encodes MKVDFDKLKRDVSLPEFFLYLGWKFVSGSSNSSPKMSNGSDTVIIKKNSKDYYTYWDVHGEARGKTIIDLMQKHIYDQTGRMPSLREAGEAVQNYVNNKEVVLSQDSRFGVSNAKLDPNQLAFLNSQLKPYQGDFLQKRGITQDTLSSPVFSGVFTSREHRKDGKVYNNTCTRLINQNGFQGISQRGIRPEDGKSFKGISGNKYDSIVVSKHDKTRPIEHIYISESMIDAASHYQMKLLNTEKNILYISTEGNITQGQMGVIKLLLSKQNINNITDQVTYIFDNDSNGYKYALKLDTFLKGQELPNIEGLPVEELKDKVLQLPNVELSVNSDWNDDLQASISKGKECEFQDAIKKNDFTRIAGLKDEGYIPSPKIIDELKGSAPAPTMIAVQKIFGLPSDTPELSDIKLAQNDRQTIGINIEQAL
- a CDS encoding type IV toxin-antitoxin system AbiEi family antitoxin domain-containing protein; the protein is MSNIISKYKETGRISIDQPVGYNTMKSRLYSWKKRGVLSHIRRGVYLPADIQNKYQIACNSVDNGCLAYHSALEFYMLQTQEFNWLYVHSSTPFRSFEYLNQRYVYKPLQFIYKPLVTKKDTGYPIKVTSISQTIIDCLNNIGLAGGIEELLFALIEVDPDSVIEEDMLECLKLYQKKSLYQRTGFILSKLQEQLNLSDMFFDICKKKMENTTSYLINPSRCDAYFKEWNVCAPKDVMKEIEKGVYYEL
- a CDS encoding helix-turn-helix transcriptional regulator, translated to MNIKYEKYLSMEDVPAGKILDVILKKRNISQKRLAHMSNEYPQRICDYIKGERKFTIKASISIEKALNINIEGFFFKIQANHDIYTFIMKEERKKHPDLSKLSKGLFWDTRIDKINWIRNKEWVIQRAFEYGNDIEIKEIIRFYGIETIKQVIPNIKNKWNSNTRNDNYQKYIL
- a CDS encoding relaxase/mobilization nuclease domain-containing protein; its protein translation is MIAEIQEPFVGEALNRKIDYQLKKIESGVARELYSSSGDSLINMYRNMSLVAGLNDRVKSPYIEFILSSPIGEDLPDEKFSEVAKEYLERMGYGDSCYTIIKNDDKDHRHVHILATTIDLNGLWISDSYSKGRSGKIMRELELKHGLEVMEKGKFSRNKTLGESQYRQYFFDTALHKALRSHNAKERVKDLLGQSETFKTINPDMTKAYTNAEWKIILGEDTYENMLDMLSKGKFFNPLLKDELLSVMDRLRRECGNVKEFRDRLEKEGYYMRLVSDKGKSHYVYGIPDRGFYLKDTALPESFRFGKLLFAGKQMTADEQKHYLYNQIFAILNGSSSYEDFKDRLAEHNINLIEHVNGKGIYGISFALTNVDTPEIFKSSDISRRLTYQNIQDFFQKEQNPEQGKEQERATPIDPVIVCYASNPHEWEKDLIYMYPVAMSMALDNGSGKHRKGDEDLPDNKKKKKRNKGLSY